GGAATATTTTGATAAAAAAACTTCCTGAATTTTTAGATAATGAAAATGTAGTGGCTATTGGAGAGACAGGTTTGCATTATTTAACAGAGGATGAAAAAAATCTTTTAAGAGAGCAGTTAATTTTAGCAAAAGATTATAAAATGCCTATAATTATTCATACGCCAGAGAAAAATAAGAAAGAGGCATTAATTGAGATTTTAAAGATATTAGATGAAGTTAAAATAAAGGATGATTTGGTTATGATTGATCACATAAACAAAGAGACTGTAGAATTAATAGATAAAGATGTTTTTGTTGGATTAACAGTCCAACCATCAATGAAAATAAGCCATGAAGAAGCGGCTGAGATTATAAAAGAGTATGATAAAAAATTTATTTTAAGCAGTGATTTGGGAAGTTTAAAGTCAGATATATATGCATTACCAAGAACTAAGTTGTATATGAAAAAAATAGGCGTTGATAAAGAAAAAATAATTAATTCAATATTTAAAAATGCAAAGGAATTTTATAGGTTATAATTAAAAACTAATCCTTTTTTATTTGTAGATTGTTTTTTTATAATTACAATTTATTTAGTTTTTAAATGAAGAGACCATTTTATAGGTTGATTATTATGAAAGCCACATTCATATATCACAAAGGTAACGAGAGGATGGAAAAATTCTATAAAAATTTATTAAATGAAGTAGATTTTTGTAGGATTTGTGAAGATTGTTATAATTGTAGAGGAGATTGGAGTTTTAAGAATGATGTAAAAAATGTTGTTGTTGAAAATGTTTATGAGGAGTTTGTTGAAGATCCTTATGAATATCTTCCAGATCTTCCAGAGGGAGATGTCTGCATAGCCCAACTACATGAAGATCTATTGTACGAACTACCTTTATTGTTAAAAGAAAAAAATTACAAAGCCTTAATAGTTCCTTCTGAAACCCCACATGATTTATCTCCTGCACTAAGAAGAGATTTAAAAAGAGTTTGTAACGAGCTTAATATTGAGTTCGAAAACCCGAAACCCTTTTGCTCATTAGAAAAAAAAGAAAAAAATAAGGTTATAAATGAATTCATTGACTATTTTAGGATAGGAAAGCCAGAATTAACTGTTTATATTGAAAATAACATTATTAAAGATGTTAAAGTTAAAATCTCCGCCCCCTGTG
This genomic stretch from Methanocaldococcus sp. harbors:
- a CDS encoding TatD family hydrolase encodes the protein MIDAHTHLDVRSFEDLEKMALCGIETIITCAHDPYKMRSPDVYLDHWDRLINLEVKRGKMAGVNVKVAVGVHPMGYPKNWNILIKKLPEFLDNENVVAIGETGLHYLTEDEKNLLREQLILAKDYKMPIIIHTPEKNKKEALIEILKILDEVKIKDDLVMIDHINKETVELIDKDVFVGLTVQPSMKISHEEAAEIIKEYDKKFILSSDLGSLKSDIYALPRTKLYMKKIGVDKEKIINSIFKNAKEFYRL
- a CDS encoding DUF166 domain-containing protein, whose amino-acid sequence is MKATFIYHKGNERMEKFYKNLLNEVDFCRICEDCYNCRGDWSFKNDVKNVVVENVYEEFVEDPYEYLPDLPEGDVCIAQLHEDLLYELPLLLKEKNYKALIVPSETPHDLSPALRRDLKRVCNELNIEFENPKPFCSLEKKEKNKVINEFIDYFRIGKPELTVYIENNIIKDVKVKISAPCGETYYIAKRLKGIPLSNLKEEIANAHHNYPCLGSMEIDKELNDTILHKAGYIAINSVEKAIREFLSKNNK